The stretch of DNA TTGTAATTTCTTCGTCCTTCCTAAGTACTCGGACCCCTCGTTTAATAAAGTGATGAGTAGATGAGTTGGctgataactctaagatttagagttattttgaTAACTTTAAACTTGAATTTCAAGCTAAATAATAGAGTAATTAGTGTCTATattatgtaattgtgtttagtttgttgtgtctttgtaataaatggaagtgtgcgtgttagtaagtgttaaatagacttatgttgttgtttgtatgtgtattaagcagaaaaaaaatctaagtacagagaaagaaagaaaaagaagagagtacaaagaaaagaagaagaagactaagaagaaggagaagaaggcaacctACAAAGAGAGGACTTGAGATTCAAACTCATTTCTCTTGCTCTCCTCttcattttgtatcattttctaTTCTCTAGTTTTCTCTTTCACTCCATGAACATTTCATTTTAtggttttgagtttttaatttcagctatgaactaaaactctttgagatttgggtggttatgaacccttgtatggactagcattttgattttgcaatgattaagtaatcttgtcttagttcaattagttgtgatgaaatgttgattgaatgttaatttttggccatctttaacatttagcaagctagatcttacttggaaaagttagacctagttgaacctctctaattgatgcatgatttttcaccttttttttttgaggtattaattagtagtgaaataggcATATTTTTCTACCATGCATAACtaaggatttgatgctttattggactatttgtgatctaagctgatgtaggaatgcattgttgagattatgaatggtttattgcaagttttggaaaaagcttgctggttttttttgaaatttgttaaCTCTGTCTGGATTGCTGAATCATTGCTGGgtcattgctgtatcaactgggacatacaagtggaaattaatcaccgAAGTCTATTTTCCAAATATGAAATTATCACCACTTTAATCACTTTTAGcttcttattttttgtttatttagtttaaaatatGATTTCTCAAGTTTAGAATTAAGGTTAAGAatttttctcttgaattaatgttttactttgttttatttttatttgaaattcttggaattgcTCTTAGTTGATTTtgtattatttagtaaaaagtccctgtggagacgaactttgattacttattATTGTATTACAtatttgtgattgtgtacacttgcgcaattataaatcaatataaattttcacaacaagtttttggcgtcgTTGCCGGGGACTTCaagttctaaattttgttttatcaactaattgacattctaaattttttttttttgggctttTAATCTTGCTATTTGTTCTTTGAAATCTCAGATATCTATAGTGTATGAACCAACAAGAGGACTTTGAACTTGATCCTATTGATCACGAGATTGAACGTACattccgaagaagaagaagagttcAAAAGGCTAAGGGCCAAGACATCATGGCTGAGAATCTTGATGATGAGGGGATTGCCCAACAAATTATTAATCCCATCATATTGGCAGATCATAGAGCAAGGGCTATACGAGAGTATGCAGCCCCCATGTTTAATGAGCTCAACCCAGGCATTGTGAGGCCTGAAATACAAGCACCGCAGTTTGAGCTCAAGCCAGtgatgtttcaaatgctccaaaccgTGGGGAAATTCAGCGGGATGCCAACTgaagatcctcacctccatctccgttcattcttggaggtgagtgattctttcaagatccaaggagtgagtgaagaggtgttaaggttgaagctattcccattctcactaCGAGACCGAGCTAGATCATGGCTCAACGCTTTGCCTCCTGATTCTGTTACCAATTGGAATGATCTTGCTGAGCTCTGAGGAAATACTTTCCTCCTactagaaatgcaaaattcagaagtgagatcatgtcttttcagcaacttgaagatgagtctacaagtgatgcgtgggagaggtttaaggaaCTTTTGCGAAAGTGTCCACATGATGGCATTCCACATTGTATTTAGATGGAGACTTTTTATAATGGCTTGAATGCAACTTCTCGAATGGTGCTAGATGCATCGGCCAATGGTGCTATTTTGTCGAAGTCTTACAATGAAgcatttgagattttggagaccatTGCAAGTAACAACTACCAATGGTCCAACACGAGAGCTCCAACAAGTAGAAAAGTGGCGAGGGTCCTTGAGGTAGATGCAATAACAGCTTTGACAGCTCAAATGTCTTCCATGACgaatgttttgaagaatttgagCATTATGAACGCTAAAAATATTGAGTCAGCTGCTGCCATTAAAAGTGATGATGTCTCATGTGTGTTTTGTGGAGAAGGGCATGTGTTTGAGAAGTGTCCCTCTAATTCGGAGTCCGTTTGTTACATGGGAAATCAGAATTTTAATAGAAACAATGGGGCATTCTCAAATTCTTACAATCAAGCATGGAAGAATCATCCTAATTTgtcttggggggggggggggtccaAGAAGAAAGCTCAAGCACCGCACCAGCCCAAGGAAGACAAGCATATCCACTGGGTTTTTCACAAAAACCGCGACATTCACAACATGCTCAAAGTTCCCAACCGAGTTCTTTGGAAAGTCTAATGCGGGATTATATGGCCAAAAATGATGCAGTGATACAAAGTTATGCTGCCTCTCTTCGAAACCTTGAGTTGCAACTTGGAAAATTGGCCAATGAATTAAAAGCTAGGCCGGAAGGTTCTTTGCTTAGCGACACAGAAAATTCAAGGAGGGATGGGAAGGAACAATGCAAATCCATTCAACTAAGGAGTGGAAAGCATCTGAAAAATTCTGAGGAGGAAATAACGGGTAGTGGGGAGCCCACTTCAATCCAAATCGACGAAAAGTTGAGTAAAAAAACTGCCCAGGAATTTGCTGATACCAGACCAATTGATACAGCAAAGGGTCAACAACCTGACAGTCAGCAATCTGCACCAGTATGTTCTAGTCCTAAACCACCCCTTCcatttcctcaaagatttcgaaaacaacaacaagatgGGCAATTTAAGAAGTTTTTAGATGTGTTGAAGCAGCTCCATATCAATATTCCCTTGGTAGAAGCATTGGAGCAAATGCTGAATTATGTCaagttcttaaaagatattttgacGAAGAAAAGGAGGTTGGGGGAGTTTGAAACTGTAGCTCTCACCGAAGGATGCAGCGCCATGTTGAAAAGTAAGATTCCACCGAAGTTGAAGGATCCTGGTAGTTTTACAATCCCTTGTTCTATTGGGGGACGGGATGTTGGAAGAGCCTTATGTGATTTGGGTACAAGCATCAACCTCATGCCTATGTCGATCTTTAAGAAGTTGGGTATTGGTGAAGCACGTCCTACAACTGTTACATTGCAGCTTGCTGACAGGTCCATGGCCCATCccgaaggaaaaatagaagatGTTCTAGTACAGGTTGACAAGTTCATTTTTCTCGCTGATTTCATGATTCTGGACTATGAAGCTGATAGAGATATGCCTATTATCTTGGGTCGACCATTCCTTGCTACCAGGAGAACTCTGATTGATGTGCAAAATGGGGAGCTCACTATGAGGGTGAATGACCAAAAAGTCACCTTTAATGTGTTCAATGCTATGAGGTTTCCAGATGAGATAGAAGAATGCTCCCGCATAAGTGTAACTGACTCTATTGTAGCTGAAAGATTTCACAAGGAAGCTTGGAAGGATGAGAAGTTTATAAGTTCTTCTGATGAGCTTGAAGACTTGAGTGAAGATGAAGACAACGAAGTTGCTTGGGTGGAGCCATTGCATCCTATCCCTAAATTCAAGAAGCCCTTTGAATCTTTGGAGTTGAAGGAAAGTAATTTCAAGCCTCCAAAACCCTCCATCCAAGAGCCACCGAAGTTGGAGTTGAAACCCTTGCCAAGCCATCTGAAGTATGCCTATTTGGGGGAGAATGACATGCTGCCAGTTATTATAGCAGCAAACTTGGAAGTTGAAGATGAAGGTGCCTTCCTAGGGGTGTTATAAAAGCATAAGAAAGCAATCGGGTAGACTATGGCGGACATAAGGGGTATTAGTCCAACGATTTGCACACACAAGATACTTTTAGAAGCTGGTTGTAGTAATTCTGTTGAGCATCAGCGAAGATTGAATCCCGTCATGATAGAAGTGGTGCGAAAAGAAGTGATGAAGTGGCTAGATTATGGTATTGTGTACCCAATTTTGGATAGCTCATGGGTTAGTCCTGTTCAATGTGTGCCCAAGAAAGGAGGAGTCACGGTGGTGGCTAATTAGAataatgagttgattcctactcGAACCGTGACCGTTTGGACGGTGTGTATGGACTATCGGAAGCTAAAAAATGCTACTCGGAAGGATCATTTATCGCTACCATTTATTGACCAAATGTTGGATCGTTTGGCAGGAAAGGAGTTTTATTGCTTTCTTGACGGATATTCGAGTTACAATCAGATTTCTATAGCACCGAAAGACCAAGAAAAAACCACCTTCACTTGTCCATATGGCACCTTTGCCTTTAGGAGGATGCCATTTGGATTGTGCAATGCTCCCGCTACTttccaaaggtgtatgatggctatcttcTCGGATATGGCAGAGAGTATTTTGGAGATATTCATGGATGATTTCTCTATCTACGGGGACTCATTTGGGGTTTGTTTGGAGAATTTGGAGAATGTGTTAGCAAGATGTGAAGAAACCAGCTTGGTGCTTAATTGGGAGAAATGCCACTTCATGGTTCAAGAGGGTATTGTGTTGGGTCACAAAGTGTCTAGCAAGGGGATAGAAGTTGACAAGGCAAAGCTAGAAGTTATTGAGAAGTTACCAGCCCCTATAACGGTGAAAGGCATAAGAAGCTTCCTTGGACACGCGGGTTTTTATAGGTGTTTCATTAAAAACTGTCTAAGGTTTCTAAACCCTTGTGTAGCTTGCTGGAACAAAATAGGCCATTTGAGTTTACCGCTGAATGTAATGAAGcatttttgaagttgaagacaGCTCTTGTTACGGCCCCCGTGATTGTAGCACCCGATTGGTCGTTTCCCTTTGAATTCATGTGTGATGCAAGTgattttgccattggagctgtTCTCACGCAGCGGAAGAACAAGATCTTTCACTCCATTTATTACGTAAGCAAAACTCTTGTTGATGCCCAAATTAACTACACCACTACTGAGAAAGAGTTGctagcggtggtttttgcatttgAGAAATTCAGATCGTATCTTGTGGGGACCAAGGTTATTGTGTATACTGACCACTTGGCAATCAAGTATTTGATAGCCAAGAAAGATTCTAAACCGAGGCTCATTCGTTGGGTTTTGTTGCTACAAGAGTTTGATTTGGAGATCCGAGACAGAAAAGGGACAGAAAAGAAAGTGGCAGACCACCTATCTAGATTGGAAAATAACAATCACAGCAGCCACTCACAGGGAGAATTACAAATTCGAGACTCATTCCCAGATGAGCAACTGCTAGTGGTAAGCAAGCACGCGTTCCATGGTATGCGGACATTGTCAATTACTTAGTTGGAGGTGCCCATCCACCTGATTTTACCAAGCAGCAGCTCAAAAAGTTCCTTCATGATagcaagttttatttttgggatgaGCCATACTTCTACAAACAGTGTCCAGATCGTATAATGCGGAGATGTGTGCCAACAAGTGAAGTTAGAAGCATCTTGGAGCATTGTCATTCAGCCCCATATGGTGGCCATTTTGGTGGATAACGAACGGCTGCCAAAGTTTTTCAATCAGAGTATTATTGCCTTCAATATTCAAGGATTCCCATGATTTTGTTCAAAGATGTGATCGTTGCCAACGAGTGGGAAATATTTCAGCAAGGAATGAAATGCCACTAAATTGCATTTTGGAagttgaattgtttgatgtttggGGCATTGACTTTATGGGGCTATTCCCTCCATCTTTTGGGAATCTTTACATATTGGTGGCAGTAGATTATGTTTCCAAATGGGTGGAAGCAATAGCTAGTCCAACCAATGATGCCAACGTGGTGATGAAATTTTTGCATAAGAATGTTTTCACAAGATTCGGGACACCGAGAGCGTTGATTAGTGATGAACGGACACACTTTGTGAACAAAGTCTTGGCTGCCCTTTTAGCCAAGTATAGCGTGAAGCACAAAATAGCCACCGCTTATCACCCACAGACCAACGGGCAAGCTGAAATTTCCAATAGAGAAATCAAGAGAATTCTTGAAAAAGTGGTGAATCCTAGCAGAAAAGATTGGTCCCAGCGGTTTGATGACTCACTTTGGGCCTACCATACGGCATTTAAAACTCCCCTAGGCATGTCTCCTTATTGCCTAGTTTATAGGAAGGCATGTCATCTTCCCGTGGAGTTGGAACACAAGGCATTTTGGGCACTTAAGAACTTGAATTTTGATCTTTCAGCTGCGGGAAAGGCCTTAAAATTGCAATTAAATGAGTTAGATGAGTTGCGCTTGTTTTCCTATGAAAATGCCAAGTTTTACAAGGAAAAGATGAAGAAGTGGCATGATAGTAGGATcaaagagagagtttttgtgAAAAATCAGAAAGTGCTCTTGTTTAACTCAAGATTGAAGCTATTTCTGGGGAAGCTTAAGTCCCGTTGGTCGGGTCCATTTACGGTGATGGAAGTGTATCCTTTCGGGGCTATTGTGGTGAAAGATGAAAAGTCCGGAAGAGAATTCAACGTCAATGGACAATCGAGAAAAGACTTCTATCTCCTTGGATGATGCTTGATGTTGGTAAGTTGGGGGTgccaaaagaaaaaagaaaaaaaaaacaaaagaaaatataaagaaaaaagaatatatatatatatatattatataattagtaaATAAATGTTATGGTGAAATTGAGAAATTGTTTCCTTTCTCTCTCAGGAAATCAAGTGAAGAAGGTTGTGGAAGTGAATAAATTTCAAATTGAGCAAagaaattaagtttggggtggaaAAGTTATGTCCAGTTGCTATAGCAATGGCTTAGCAATGTTATTTGGCAGCAAAAGGAGTTTTGGTACTGGGCTGATCAAAGgattggggttttgaaaaacaaaaaagtacTTGGTCTGATCAAGAGGAACATGTGAAAAAATGTGTTAATGATGCAATCATTGGGGAAGTTATCCTTATTCAGACCAATCATTTGATCTTGTACTTAGTATTTTACCTTTTTGGGCTGACTGTATAAATTAATCTCAATATAAGTACATCATGGGTCAAATATATGTCTACTTGGTCCCTTATACCAATCAGAGCCCACTTAAGTGTAAGCCCAATCTTAAACCCTATTCAACATCACTTTCATTCATCTTCCCAACACAGCCACCCTAGCCTCCATACGATTCCCAGCTCGACCAATAACCCCCACACGAACCACTGCCCAGTCGACCCACCACCAACTCGAGCCACAGGACCCAGCCATCACTGCTTCTCCAACTCAACTCCAATCACCCCATCACTTCTCCAAGCCACCActaacccgaacccagacattTTTTTTCATTCGACTCAACTCAGTTCACCACCGTGACCACCAATTCAGTAACCCACGATTTCACCAGCAGCAACCCACCCGAAGTCACCATCCTTCACCTTCCAACAGTCGACTTTTAACTCGCACCACCCACGACTTCACCTAGAAACCCTCCTTCACCAAATCGCACCTCAACCACCAGTTATTAACCCGTAATCGCCAACCCGAACAATCTCAATCAACAACCAATCGCGCACCACCATTGCATTCTGTTTGTGCTAAGTGAAGAGCAGAGAAAGTTAAATTTGCCACAAAGAGCACTATCAAAAGTGATTGGGTAAAATTCTCATTTTTCTTAAATACATAACCATATGGCTGCTGAGTAGTGTACTTAGTGTGGGGATGAATTAAATTGGGTACATTTTGATAATCTGAATTTGGTAGTGTGACTTTGAAAATTTTGGGTGTGATATTGGAATTTTGGTGTTATTCTAAACAATGGGCTGCACTGTTGTGACTATttgatttgaatttgaattttgtGAAATATTTGAAGATTAGTGGGCTAAAAAAGATTGGTGCTTTGGGAAGAGTAGTTGTGAATAGATTATTGTAGAagctttgttgttgttgtttgagTAGGTTCAATTGAAAAGAAGCAGGGAGCTTTTGTTGTGGCTGTCGAGGGTGAAAGAATTTTGTGTGAGTGCTTTGAATTTTAGTTGGTGTGGTTCGAAAAGAGTGGTGATTTTTGAACAAAATTGGATTGTGGACATTGAAGGGTATTGTAGACTTATTATTGTGTTGAGGGGCAGCGGTTAAGAACACAAAGCAGAGAAGAAATTTGTTGTGTTGGGGTAGTGTGCAAgtgaaaaagaagagaaaatgcCGAAGGTCAAGAGCGTTgccaacagaaaaaaaaaaaaaagaaatcactTCATGAAATCCCTAAATTTCATTGTAAGGTAGCTGAGACAAAGTATTACGATAAGGTGGACAATCATGAATTTTATATGGAGAGAGGATTAGTGGCAGATATAGAAGACATTGACGAGTTACCTGTATGTATTAGTGAAATGGTTCATAAGAGGAATTGGGGACTTTTTGTCAAGCAGAGAGGACAGACGATCATGGAAGTGGTTAAAGAATTCTACGCCAATTTTTTGTCCCAAGAATGGTCTTCTGAAGTGATTGTGCGTGAAGTACCAGTGGAATTCCCCGCTGAAGCAATCAACAACTTGTTTGGGTTACAATCAGTCAAATGCCATTACTCCTCCCAAAAAGGGCAAGTGAGCGACAAGACATTGAATGATATGATTCCTACGATTGCCAAGCCAGAGTCTGAATTGGATCTCGATAATTATGGAAATCTTCGCTTTCGGCGCACTGACTTGGAGCACGATTTGAAATGTCTTTACATGTTCGTGCAAACCGCCCTATGCCCCACCTCACATGATTCTACTGTCAGCAGAGACCGCGCATGGATGCTATACTGCATTAAGATGGGTTGGGATGTTGATGTAGGGGCTGTCCTAGCCCAAGAAATTGCTGACTGTGCGCACCGGGGGAAAGGGAAGTTATTTCTACCAGCTACTTTCACTGCTCTTTGTCGCGAGGCGGGTGTACCAATGTGGAATTAAGAAGGAGCATTGAATCCCCGGGGGCCTATCAGTTTTGGTCCACCACGGGTTCGAAAACAACTCCTGCCCCCGCGTCGACCTCAGCCACGGAGCCTCCCACATATCGCTTTGCACACTTTGAACAAGTGCAGTAGCAAATGTGTGGCCGATTGCATGCGATGTGGGAGTATGAGCAAAAGCGAGACGCAGTTATGGAGCGTGCATTTAAGAGGGTGACGCCACGATTTGAGGCCAAGTTCCCGCCATTCCCTCAGCATGTTCTCGACTCGTGGGCTGGACCATCAGCTTCGAATACGGAGGAGCCCCACGAGGACTCCGAGTAGAGGGAGTTTCCTCATACCTAAACTATTTCATATTTTTCTGTTATGTGTCGTTTTTAGTTTGTATTGTGCTAATTGTGTAATGTCTTTTGTGTTTGGAACTTTTGTTTTCTATCGTTTATGTGGTTGTTAGTTCGACATTGAGAGATTTAAGAGTTGTTGTGGCCTAGTGTTTTGCTCGATGATGATATTTTCTGCTCATTCCATTTATGTGCTGCCTAATTTTATATGCTGCAATTGCATGTTGAAATCGTTGGATATCATGGTTGTTTCTCCGTAGTCTCTCCTCAATAGTGCATACTTTTATTTTCCCACGATGCTTTGTATTTTTCATACGATTGCTTCACATATATACTTTTAGCATCTAGAATTGGTTAGTGCATCTCCTTGAAGCAAAATCCTAGTTAGACTTGTCCCTTAGAAATGATTTAGGTAATCTTTGGACGTTTGAGCCTTTGTAACCTTCCCTATAGTCACCCAAGTTTGAGCCGTTTAGCCTATTCTTGTTGTGCAACCCAATCATACATATCACACCAATCCTAAGTTGCATTTCCACACATGTCCTAACTTAATTGCTCACTTGTCAAGAGCCAAAtttcacattaagtttggggtgagtgcggtgagtgtagcttgtggcgagctaattcaagattatacttttagccacattggggacaatgttgggttgtaagtttggggtgggAGAATTAGCTCACAAAGCATATTAGTATGCACTTTCAATTAACCTTCTCTTGCTATCTATTATATACgtataatatagtaataaatttctttataatatatatatgaaaaaaaaaatcagcaatgaaaagaaaaaaatgtgcttgcaactaagtttggggtgtttcCCCccattttagttaaaaaaaaatagataaacatAGCAAGAGAGGTCTACTCCAATACCAAGTACTTGTGAGTATAATGAATTAGGGAAGTGAGTCAAGAGAAAAAAATCATAAGGAAGAGGCTTGGTTTTTGACAAGTGAAGTGGTTAGGTGTTGAGCTAACTTAAAGACATCCTTTAACATACCCTAACccaagcctaacattacaagcctagtAAAGTCCTATTGA from Cannabis sativa cultivar Pink pepper isolate KNU-18-1 chromosome 2, ASM2916894v1, whole genome shotgun sequence encodes:
- the LOC133034234 gene encoding uncharacterized protein LOC133034234 produces the protein MAKNDAVIQSYAASLRNLELQLGKLANELKARPEGSLLSDTENSRRDGKEQCKSIQLRSGKHLKNSEEEITGSGEPTSIQIDEKLSKKTAQEFADTRPIDTAKGQQPDSQQSAPVCSSPKPPLPFPQRFRKQQQDGQFKKFLDVLKQLHINIPLVEALEQMLNYVKFLKDILTKKRRLGEFETVALTEGCSAMLKSKIPPKLKDPGSFTIPCSIGGRDVGRALCDLGTSINLMPMSIFKKLGIGEARPTTVTLQLADRSMAHPEGKIEDVLVQVDKFIFLADFMILDYEADRDMPIILGRPFLATRRTLIDVQNGELTMRVNDQKVTFNVFNAMRFPDEIEECSRISVTDSIVAERFHKEAWKDEKFISSSDELEDLSEDEDNEVAWVEPLHPIPKFKKPFESLELKESNFKPPKPSIQEPPKLELKPLPSHLKYAYLGENDMLPVIIAANLEVEDEGAFLGVL